TCGAAGTGTAAGCTTTCATATCGTCTTCGATATTCTTCTTGCGAAGATATTTTATACTGTAAATGGTTGCCATTAAAAACGCAACCACCGAAAGCCACGAACTCGGTACATGGAAGAAAATTATCTTGGCATTTTCACCAAGACCCATAATGAACGGGAATTCATACCACGCTGAGGGTTTTGCAACTATCGGAAATGTAATTCCTGCAACAATTACATAAGCCATAAGGAAAAACAGCAGGATTTGATACCACTTTGTATGTACGATACTCTTCATTTTATCTCGAAAAAATAAAAATATTCAGTCTAAAAAGGTAATCTTTATTTTGTAAAAGGTCAAATTAAAATTTCTTAAGATTAATTTGTTTTACGATGTATAATATAATGGAAAATCGGTTAGATTAAAATGCAATAAATATATGATAACGACATTTATTATTTACACTATTTTTTAGATTTAAATCCGGGGGCACAAAAACAAACAAAAAAGGCTGAATCTTGCGATCCAGCCTTTTAAAACTCTTAAAAGAGAAATTATCTTACAGCGATTTTTTTCTCTCTGACAAGCTGTGCGATAACAGCAGTACCATTTTTTGCAATGGTTTTGATTGCTTTAGCGGTGAGCTTCACTGTAACAAACCTGTTAAGTTCCTGAACCCAAATTCTCTTTTTCTGGAGATTTGGAAGGAATCTTCTTTTGGTGTGATTGTGAGCGTGCGAAATGCTGCTGCCGTACTTTGGTTTTATTCCGGTAACCTGGCATGTTCTTGACATAACTATAGACTCCTGGCT
The nucleotide sequence above comes from Ignavibacteria bacterium. Encoded proteins:
- the rpmB gene encoding 50S ribosomal protein L28, with translation MSRTCQVTGIKPKYGSSISHAHNHTKRRFLPNLQKKRIWVQELNRFVTVKLTAKAIKTIAKNGTAVIAQLVREKKIAVR